A stretch of DNA from Coccidioides posadasii str. Silveira chromosome 4, complete sequence:
TGGTTGGTCGAAGGTGGCTGAAACAGGGATTCATCGCCGGACGAACGAAAAACTCGCACAACCTCGAAAGGCATCTTTTGAAATCAAACCTCAATCAACCCTacaatcttttcttcttccatcttcttccatcttcatcctcatcttcatcttcatctgcCATCTGCCATCTGCCATCTGCCATCTCCATCGTCTGCTTCGTCCTgctctctctatctctgcTTGTCTCTCTGCTTGTCTCTCATTGGCTTCTGCCGTCGTTCTCTCGccgtcttcttttttctttttctctttctttttctttttcttcttcttttcctttttcttcttcttgttcttcttgttcttcttcctccGCTAGTTCCACAGTTAAATTCAAAACTGCTCCGTTCAAGCCCACCGAATCCATAAATCTACGCTTCTCCGCGTACAATCGCCACGTAGCCCGCTCTCCGCCGCATCCCAACCCCAGATACtccactctctctctctctctatacaTAATTATCTCTCTATACATATATCTCCATATCACTatctctctctatatatatctcCATATTGccatctctctctcttccctaTATATCTCACTATAACTTCCCACGACTGATGTCGTCGCCCTCCCCCCTGCGGTTCATCTAGAGACCGGCCATTCCCCGCCCGCATTGTTGGCCTCTCACCATGGTGTGGCGCCTACGCCGGGCCCGCACCTCTCTCCCGGCCGGCATCGCcatcttcctccctctcctcgCAGCTCAGCAGCAGCTGTCCCTGGCCGTCTCCGCCCCTTCACCGTCTCCCccctcctcatcctcctcccTTCGTCAAGATGCCCGCCTCCACCCGCACGTAGACATCCTCCCCGACACTCCCGCCTCTCCCTCCGACCTCGTGGGGTCGTCCTCCACCGATGCGAGCGCCCTCGCTACTTTGGCTCTGGCCGCCTCCAACCCGGCCGTTCGAGCACCGCCTGTGCAGATCAGCAGCCGGAACAACCTGGCTCTGCAGCTCCAAGCGCGATCTCTGCAGGATTGGGAAGTCGAGGACTTTGTCCTGCTGGCGACCGTCGATGGAACCATCCACGCGAGGGACAGGAAGACCGGTGGCCCCCGATGGGCCCTCGAGGTCCCCAGCAGCCCCATGGTAGAGACCATCTACCacgccgccgccgctgccgcctcctcctcctcccccaaCGGCACCTCCGGCCTCCGCCGCGATGACGACTTCCTCTGGATCGTCGAGCCTACCCGCGACGGGAACCTCTTCGTCTACAACCCCGGCCCCAACGGCCGCGGCCTCCACCGCCTCGGCCTCACCGTCAAGATGCTCGTCGACGAGACCCCTTACTCCGGCTCCGATCCCCCCGTCACCTACACCGCCCGCAAGGAGACCACCCTCTACACCGTCGACGCCCGCACCGGCGCCATCCTCCGCGTCTTCAGCTCCCGCGGCTCCACCCCGCCCGACCAGACCTGCCGCCGCCTGAACGAGTTCGGCTCCATCGACGAGGGCGAGTGCGAGTCCACCGGCACCCTCACTCTCGGCCGCATCGAGTACACCGTCACCGTCCAGGACACCGACTCCGGACTGCCCATCTGCACCATCAAGTACGCCGAATGGGCCCCCAACACTCGCGACGCTGACCTCCAGAGCCAGTACTTCAGGACCATGGACGAACGCCACATCTACAGCATGCATGACGGCGTCATCTTCGGCTTCGACCACTCCAAGGTCGACGGCCGCCGCTACACTCAGAAGTTCTCCTCCCCCGTCGCCAGGGTCTTCGACGTCGCCCGCCCGCTGACCATGGAGACCCCCGACACCCCCCTCGTCCTCCTCGCACAACCACCCCCGGACGACGACTACAGCGCCACCGGCATCGAAGGCCGAGAGGCCCGCGTCTTCGTCAACTGCACCGAAACCGGCGGCTGGTACGCCATGTCCGAACTCAGCTACCCGCTCGTGACCGGTCGTGCCAAACGCGCAGAGGGTTACAACGCTCGATTCCACCCGAAGGATAAGGGTCTCACGAGCCTCAGTCTCTCCCAGCAGAGGGCCGCCCTCGTCGGAGTCCATTCTCTCGCCCGTGCCTCCAACCACTTCGATCGGACGGTGCCCAGCATCTCCGGTCCCCCGGCGGACCGCTCGAACGACACTCCTCGCGAGCTCGTGGAGGAGCAGCCCGAGAAGCTTCCCGCGCCGGCAACGCCACGCATCAACAGCGTCATCATCCAGAAGGGCTGGGACAACGCTGTGGATATCTTCGTCACCATAATCCTACTGCTCATCGGAGCCTTCGTCTACCTCAACAGTCGTAACATCCAGGAGCTCGCCAAGCAGAAACTCGACCTCAAGAACATCATCTCTCTGGATACACCAGCGCCACCAGCAACTCCTACGTCGATATTGAAACGGAGCCCCCGGCAGCAACCCATCGACGATCTACGTCCGGAGCCCTCTGAGCTGCCGGCGATCGAGATCGAGGCGGAAGATTCGGTGTCGGAAACCGTGCCCGTTGAACGCTCCGTCACTCCACGCCCCGCCACCCCATTCAACGAAGACCCCGGCGCCGCTGAGACCGTCGACGATAACCCTTCTCTCCTCCAGCCACAGGGCACTCCTCGTGTTAGAATAGTGGAAAATTCGAACGAAGACGACGTTGATGAGGTTGACGGGCCCGCCGCCAGATCTCCCGAGAAGAAAAGTAAAGCCAGGCGTGGTCGACGCGGCGGTCAAGCGCACAAGCGAAGGAAAAAGCCCGCACCCGCCAACGAGGAGGACCAGAACCCGGGAGACGAGGCAACCCCCCGCAGGAACCAGGTGCCATCGCAGTCATCGCTCCGCGCGGAGCTGTCGAGGACAAGGACACAGTCTACAGAAATGCTCGAGGCCGATGGATCGATCCGGATCGGCCAGCTCAAAGTTTACACCGACACCGTCCTCGGCCACGGGAGCCACGGAACGGTCGTGTACAAGGGTTCCTTTGACGGTCGCCATGTCGCCGTCAAGCGCATGCTTGTCGAGTTTTACGACGTTGCCGCCCACGAGGTCGGCCTGCTACAGGAGAGTGATGACCACAACAACGTTATCCGGTACTTCTGTCGCGAGCAGACCGCCGGATTCCTGTACATCGCGCTGGAGCTCTGCCCCGCCTCCCTGCAAGAGATCGTGGAAAGGCCGTGGGACTATCCGACTCTCATCACTGGCGATTTAGCACTGCCGGATATCCTTCGCCAGATCACCGCTGGTGTCCGCTATCTCCACTCCCTTAAGATCGTTCATCGTGATCTAAAACCGCAGAACATCCTGGTCGCCGCCCCAAAAGCGCGCCGCGGATCTAGCGTCCTTCGGTTGCTCATTTCAGACTTTGGTCTTTGCAAGAAACTAGAAGATAACCAGAGCTCGTTCAGGGCTACAACCGCTCATGCCGCTGGAACGTCTGGCTGGCGCGCTCCGGAGCTCCTCGTTGACGACGAGAGTCCGGCAAATCCCGCTATGTGGTCGAACAACAGCATGGATTCGTCAGAACCCGCCGTCGTAGACCCACAGACAAACCGTAGAGCAACCCGAGCCATTGATATCTTTTCTCTCGGTTGCGTCTTCTACTATGTCTTGACCCGTGGCGGCCACCCCTTTGACAAGGATGGCAAGTTCATGCGAGAAGCAAATATTGTCAAAGGATATCATAATCTGGATGAGCTGAAACGTCTTGGGGACTATGCTTTCGAGGCGGAGGACCTGATTAGAAAGATGCTCTCTCTCGATCCGCGTAGTCGGTAAGTTCCACGATCATCATACTGCGTGTGATTCTCATACGTGTTCCTAGGCCCGATGCCACCACAGTCATGATACACCCCTTCTTCTGGTCTCCGGCAGAGCGACTCAGTTTCCTATGCGATGTGTCCGACCATTTCGAATTCGAGCCGCGAGACCCGCCATCCCCCGCACTAAAGTGTCTCGAGTCCGTCGGCGGAAATGTCATGTATCCAGATATGGACTTCCTCAAATCCCTTCCCAAGGACTTCAAAGACAGCCTTGGCAAGCAACGAAAATACACTGGCAGTAGGATGCTCGACCTTCTGCGTGCACTCCGTAATAAACGCAATCACTATAACGATATGCCAGAGCACCTTAAGGCACATATCGGTGGCTTGCCAGATGGCTACCTGCAGTTTTGGACCGTGCGATTCCCCAGCTTGCTGATCAACTGTCATTGGGTGATCACGAAACTGAATCTGATGGATactgagagattcaagaggTATTTCACTCCTCCGGAGTAGAGTTTAAGTCATACAAGCGCTTTTATATACACATATCTTCCAGACGTGCACCGTGCGGATTGATATGCCAGGAAATACATGTTACGTAGGTTACAATTTTCCCTCTGGTATTTTCCATAGATGTCAatgcatttttattttttattttttttcttctatttttttGGAGGGGGGAAGGGGTCTTGTCATGACCAGTTACGTGTTTACTCTTAGGCCTCCAGCTACTGCTGCCAGGGTTCGGGGACCCGATCAAATTTATCATGGTTCCAAACGGCTTTAATATTTGGATTGTTCCTATACGTACATACGTGCATACTCAGAACGCCCCACTGCTAGGAAGGTATATCAAGCTGAAATCGCGGCAAAATCATACAGTAGCTTTATGATAAACTCGAGCCGCTAGCTAACACTGATACTAACGATCTTCACATCCACCTCCGGCTTCTCCTTATGCGTTTTCACATTCTCAATCCGATGCACCACATCCAACCCCTTCACAGCCCGGCCAAATATCGTATGATGTCCATCCAACCAAGGCGTCTTCTCCGTCGTGATGAAAAACTGACTCCCGTTCGTATTCGGCCCCGCGTTCGCCATCGACAATGTATACGGCTTATCGTGCTTCAGCGAGGAAAACTCATCCTCAAACTCCCCTCCCCATATGGACTCTCCACCCGTCCCGTCACCGAGCGGGTCGCCGCCTTGGATCATGAACTTGCGAATCACCCGATGGAAGATGGTGTTGTTATAATACCCGTTGCGAGCATGCGTGACGAAGTTCTCTACCGCCTTTGGCGCGACGGACGGAAAGAGCCGGAGATGGATGTCGCCCATGGTGGTGTGGAGGATGGCAGAAGTGCCCATTTCAGCTTGTTTTTCAGCCGCGGCGGCCTGAGCAGCGTCCCGATCGTGCCGTGGCTTCTCGTTTTGTATGTCTCGTGTTGATTTTGAGATTTCGATTTCGTTGGTGAAGAGGTAAAAGCGGACCTTGGCGAATCCCGTACAGGCCAGGATTGGGTCACGTTCTTCGGCTTCTTGGAGGAGAGGATTGGCGCTGGCGGCCATGGAGACGGTGACAACGCCCTTTTTCTGCGGCTGGCCTTGATAGATGGCCAAGTTAAGGGCGCGGAACGGCTCATCCTTTCCAAACATTTTTACAACTCGGTTGGTGAAAGTGTTGATGCATTTGATCCCTAGTATGGAGCCGTACATCACGAAGTGCCCTGATTCATCGAATATCACGTTGATCTTTGGGGCAACCACGGGGTTTTGGAGGTCACGTTCGACAGCCATTCGACGACCGAACTCGACTTCTTCCAGCTTCTGTAAAGCTGTGCCCGCTTGCTGCATCTCTGTAAGAGTCGTGAGAGACTCGTCGTAGGATCTGTATAGCTTTCCCGTCGGAAAGTCGAATATTCGCACTTGGCGGTCAGGGAAAGAAAATGTCGCAAACTGATGGCCGGATGCGGAGAACGTGATGGACACAGGCGACGACTTGGCTTTTCTAAATGCGAATAGATCGGTCGAAGATTTGAGATCGAATAGCCCATCGGGTTTCTCAAAAGTGCCTTCTGGACGCCAATACTCTACCATGCCTTTGTTATCGGCCGATACGACGCAGTTATAGGTATTATTAAACGCCATGGCAACGACGGGAGCTCGATGGATGGACGACAAAATATGAAGGGGCGTAGGGTTCTCCCCTCGCCCGTCGAAAATGTGGATATCGTTGGCCGATTCACCGGACACAGCAAGGAGGGGCAATGACGCCCCTCTAGGGTGCACCCAGCAGACGCATCCGGGGACGAAATCAAGATTGAGGACAGACAGAAGATCTAACGTCAGTCAGAAGGACCGCTCGACAAGCAACGCATAAGGACCGCAGAGTCTTACATACCGAACGTAACAACATCAAATATCTTCACCGTCTTATCCGTGCCCGCCGTGGCAAAGCTTCGACCATCTGCGCTAGCATTGACGCTCTTAATTTCGCCCAAGTGAGCACGGAATTCTTTGACAAACTCCACGCTGACCGCCATCTTCTTCCAAAACTTGACCACTCCATCGATCGAGCTGGTTATCAGAAAGTCCGTCTGAGGTGTAACGACGACGAAAGAAAGCTGCTCCTTGTGCATCAACGACTTTGAGTACCGCGGTGATGCAGGCAGAGCATTAATGTAGAGCTTCTCGTACGGCAGCTTCCTTCGCTTCTTCTTTGGCTGCGCCGTGGGCAGGGCTGGGCCATAATCATCTTCTGAGGATGACACTTCGTCTAGATAGAGGCTCAGCACCAATGTCACAGAGAACCAGGGTCTTTCGTTCAGCCCACAAAGTACCTAGCAGTACGCACCATTTTCTTGCGACTCTTCCTCCAGCTGGGACCGAGATCGCTTGTTCGAAGGTCCATCTGGAGCGGCGTTTGTTTCGGCCATGATCGTGACGGCGCCAGAAAACAGCGTCGGATGCGCAGTACACCGGTGAGAAGATCTAGGGAAAGAGACAGATCTTCAAACCGACTTCGTCGCCAGCTCGAAACGTAACAACAACAAGCCGTGTGAAGAGAGCACCGTGTCGCTCGTTGGGTCGCTTTCGCTGAAGCTCATCTGTTTGGATTCCGCGGCACAGCTCCTACATCACGTGATCACAGCCCAAATCGTGTTGGCGTGAATCTTCTGCAGCTTACCTTGAGAGAGCACCACACATCGCAAGGGGAGGGGCCCAGGAGAGAACAGCTTCATTCCCCGGCATTCACGGTATATTTTAAGCTTCTTGCAATAGATTTGTGATCCGTCTGACTGCCCAATATGGTATGACCCGACAAATCCCCAaataattttcttttccatatATGCTGACCCTGGCAGTCGTTCAACAACCCCACTCAAATCTTCGCGGAAGATGTGACGGAGGAGAAGGGTGAAATTGCCCGTCTCTCTGCTTTTGTCGGTGCCATCGCGGTGGGAGATTTGGTTAAGAGCACCTTGGGACCCAAGGGAATGGACAAGATCCTTCAATCCGCGTAAGTGGGAGCTTTCAACTCGACCAGTTCAACAAGTCAGCTGTTAACGGTGTGAAACCAGCTCGACAGGGGAAATTATGGTCACAAACGATGGAGCTACGATATTAAAAGCTATTGCATTAGATAACGCTGCTGCGAAAGTGCTGGTGAACATCTCTAAAGTACAGGATGACGAAGTTGGTGACGGTACGACGTCCGTGACCGTGCTCGCTGCAGAACTACTACGTGAAGCGGAGAAGCTCGTCGAAAAGAAGATTCACCCTCAGGTTATCATCGATGGGTATAGAATAGCCAGCAAGGCTGCTCTTGGGGCTCTGGAGCAAGCTGCTGTCGATAACAGCTCCGACCCGGTCGCCTTCCGAAAAGATTTACACTCGATCGCTCGAACAACCCTCAGCTCCAAGGTCCTCGCTCAGGATCGAGACCACTTTGCTAGTTTGGCCTGTGATGCAGTCTTAAGACTAAAAGGCTCAACCGATTTGAGCCATATCCAGATCATTAAGAAGGCGGGTGGCAAGCTGTCGGATTCATATCTCGACGAAGGTTTCATCCTCGACAAGAAGATCGGCGTCAATCAGCCGAAGAGGCTCGAAAATGCAAAGATCTTGGTTGCCAACACAGCAATGGACACAGACAAAGTCAAGATCTTTGGAGCAAGAGTCAAGGTCGACTCTACGGGGAAGCTTGCTGAGTTGGAGAAAGCTGAGAAGGAAAAGATGAAAGCCAAGGTGGACAGGATCAAGGCCCATGGCATTAACTGTTTTGTGAACCGACAGCTCATTTATAACTGGCCCGAACAATTGTTTGCGGATGCCGGGATTGTTTCCATCGAACACGCCGATTTCGATGGCATCGAGCGATTGGCCCTGGTGACTGGCGGAGAGATCGCCTCCACCTTTGACCACCCTGATCAGGTGAAGCTGGGCCACTGTGACCTCATCGAAGAAGTCATCATTGGTGAAGATACTCTCATTAAGTTCTCGGGAGTTGCCGCCGGGCAAGCCTGCACAATCGTCTTGCGGGGCGCCACCGAACAACTTCTTGACGAGGCAGAGAGATCCCTCCACGATGCCCTTGCCGTCCTATCGCAAACCGTGAAAGAGCCAAAGGTGACACTCGGCGGTGGCTGTGCGGAAATGATCATGTCTAGGGCCGTCGAGCAAACCGCCCAAAACACCACTGGCAAGAAGCAGCTCGCAGTTGACGCGTTTGCCCAAGCGCTCAAGCAGCTCCCCACCATCCTCGCCGACAACGCCGGCCTGGATTCAAGCGACCTTGTTACCCGACTAAGGCAGGCTATCAACAAGGGGTTGATGAGCTCCGGTTTGGATCTTCTTACTCCCGGTGGCGGCATTGCAAACATGCGCGAACTTGGCGTCGTCGAAAGTTATAAGCTAAAGAGGGCGGTTGTGTCTTCAGCATCAGAAGCTGCAGAGGTAAGTCGTGGACTCTTATATATATTTCCTTGCCAGATCGCAAGACAGTACtaatactctttttctttttctttttttttttcttaagcTCCTCCTTCGTGTCGATAACATCATCCGAAGCGCCCCGCGCAAGAGAGAGCGCGTCTAGGTTTGATAGGGCGTAATGTTTTTTCTTCAAACGCCTACGTTTCAAAGCTGGCTTTCGTTGCTATGTCCTCAAGAGACCAGGTGGGCATCGTGCAAGCACAACAGATTAATGAAAAGGAAATAGGGAATGGTGTTGCCGGCATTGTTGCTACAAGCGCAAAACTAAAATCGCACATATTTGCTAGACATGACAATGAAATAGTTAATTGTACCCCAGGATACCCAACATCTCTACCAGCTCTTTGTCCCAAAAGGAGTTCTCCCAGACGTGACGTGGCGTCAGGGAATAAAAATCGTCCGTCCATTATATCATTCGCCAACGCTCCCTTAGCAGTTTGCTATTGGCTTCTCTGTGGCATGGTTCTTGTCTAAAATGCCTATGCCTATGGGAATATCGGCCGAAGGGCTCTTCAAATTGTCTTTGATGCCTTCCCCAGAGGGTAACTGTGGAAAGTTTTGGGGAACTTGGTCTCTGGCTGCTGGACTTCGAGACCGGCGGAGCTGTTTATAAAATCCAGCATGCCAATCCTCACGGCTTCTAGTCAATTGGAGAATACTAACCAGGCTATTGGCATATCTGCTCTGCGTACGTTGGTCGAAGGCCTCGCGCGGTACTTCTTCCGCATCCCGAGATGTCTCCGAGAAAGGGCCTTAAACTCTCTGATGCTCCGAGTCAAAGACACGCATCCGAGAATTTGGAAAAGTTACTGGGCGTATTGTAGCCAAACACGGCCCGCCAGGGGGAACCTTGGATCTTGTGGCTTCTCATCTCGACAATGTCGACCCGAATGTAAGGAACTGGGCCGTCCAGTGTTTTTTACTGGCAAAGAGATCTTCCAGAGAGACATGTACGTTCTCTGATTTTTCGGTTAAAGGATGCGGATGCCAATGTTAGACTGTATGCCACAAAGGTGTTGGGGAGATACACGTCCTTGCTAATGACAACCCTGGACTTCCTCGTCTCTGAATTAAAAGATGCCGGTCAACATGCCAGGATGCGGATACTAGGGATTTTAAGCAAGCAAGCGGGCTTGCCGGAGAGTATTCAAATGTCTCTGGTCTCTGAATTAAAAGATGCCAATCTCGATACTGGAAAGCGGATAATAAGTATTCTTAGCAAACAAAAAGCGCTGTCGGAGGATATCTTAACGGCTCTGAAACCTAGATCAGAAAATGCTGATCCAGATGCTATCAAGTGGATAGATAATGTTATTG
This window harbors:
- a CDS encoding uncharacterized protein (EggNog:ENOG410PJSB~COG:O~BUSCO:3198at33183), with product MAETNAAPDGPSNKRSRSQLEEESQENDEVSSSEDDYGPALPTAQPKKKRRKLPYEKLYINALPASPRYSKSLMHKEQLSFVVVTPQTDFLITSSIDGVVKFWKKMAVSVEFVKEFRAHLGEIKSVNASADGRSFATAGTDKTVKIFDVVTFDLLSVLNLDFVPGCVCWVHPRGASLPLLAVSGESANDIHIFDGRGENPTPLHILSSIHRAPVVAMAFNNTYNCVVSADNKGMVEYWRPEGTFEKPDGLFDLKSSTDLFAFRKAKSSPVSITFSASGHQFATFSFPDRQVRIFDFPTGKLYRSYDESLTTLTEMQQAGTALQKLEEVEFGRRMAVERDLQNPVVAPKINVIFDESGHFVMYGSILGIKCINTFTNRVVKMFGKDEPFRALNLAIYQGQPQKKGVVTVSMAASANPLLQEAEERDPILACTGFAKVRFYLFTNEIEISKSTRDIQNEKPRHDRDAAQAAAAEKQAEMGTSAILHTTMGDIHLRLFPSVAPKAVENFVTHARNGYYNNTIFHRVIRKFMIQGGDPLGDGTGGESIWGGEFEDEFSSLKHDKPYTLSMANAGPNTNGSQFFITTEKTPWLDGHHTIFGRAVKGLDVVHRIENVKTHKEKPEVDVKIVSISVS
- the IRE1 gene encoding bifunctional endoribonuclease/protein kinase ire1 (BUSCO:264038at4751~EggNog:ENOG410PFXN~COG:T~TransMembrane:1 (i310-328o)~BUSCO:643at33183); this translates as MLVDETPYSGSDPPVTYTARKETTLYTVDARTGAILRVFSSRGSTPPDQTCRRLNEFGSIDEGECESTGTLTLGRIEYTVTVQDTDSGLPICTIKYAEWAPNTRDADLQSQYFRTMDERHIYSMHDGVIFGFDHSKVDGRRYTQKFSSPVARVFDVARPLTMETPDTPLVLLAQPPPDDDYSATGIEGREARVFVNCTETGGWYAMSELSYPLVTGRAKRAEGYNARFHPKDKGLTSLSLSQQRAALVGVHSLARASNHFDRTVPSISGPPADRSNDTPRELVEEQPEKLPAPATPRINSVIIQKGWDNAVDIFVTIILLLIGAFVYLNSRNIQELAKQKLDLKNIISLDTPAPPATPTSILKRSPRQQPIDDLRPEPSELPAIEIEAEDSVSETVPVERSVTPRPATPFNEDPGAAETVDDNPSLLQPQGTPRVRIVENSNEDDVDEVDGPAARSPEKKSKARRGRRGGQAHKRRKKPAPANEEDQNPGDEATPRRNQVPSQSSLRAELSRTRTQSTEMLEADGSIRIGQLKVYTDTVLGHGSHGTVVYKGSFDGRHVAVKRMLVEFYDVAAHEVGLLQESDDHNNVIRYFCREQTAGFLYIALELCPASLQEIVERPWDYPTLITGDLALPDILRQITAGVRYLHSLKIVHRDLKPQNILVAAPKARRGSSVLRLLISDFGLCKKLEDNQSSFRATTAHAAGTSGWRAPELLVDDESPANPAMWSNNSMDSSEPAVVDPQTNRRATRAIDIFSLGCVFYYVLTRGGHPFDKDGKFMREANIVKGYHNLDELKRLGDYAFEAEDLIRKMLSLDPRSRPDATTVMIHPFFWSPAERLSFLCDVSDHFEFEPRDPPSPALKCLESVGGNVMYPDMDFLKSLPKDFKDSLGKQRKYTGSRMLDLLRALRNKRNHYNDMPEHLKAHIGGLPDGYLQFWTVRFPSLLINCHWVITKLNLMDTERFKRYFTPPE
- the CCT2 gene encoding T-complex protein 1 subunit beta (BUSCO:150469at4751~EggNog:ENOG410PH52~COG:O~BUSCO:5834at33183), whose translation is MSFNNPTQIFAEDVTEEKGEIARLSAFVGAIAVGDLVKSTLGPKGMDKILQSASTGEIMVTNDGATILKAIALDNAAAKVLVNISKVQDDEVGDGTTSVTVLAAELLREAEKLVEKKIHPQVIIDGYRIASKAALGALEQAAVDNSSDPVAFRKDLHSIARTTLSSKVLAQDRDHFASLACDAVLRLKGSTDLSHIQIIKKAGGKLSDSYLDEGFILDKKIGVNQPKRLENAKILVANTAMDTDKVKIFGARVKVDSTGKLAELEKAEKEKMKAKVDRIKAHGINCFVNRQLIYNWPEQLFADAGIVSIEHADFDGIERLALVTGGEIASTFDHPDQVKLGHCDLIEEVIIGEDTLIKFSGVAAGQACTIVLRGATEQLLDEAERSLHDALAVLSQTVKEPKVTLGGGCAEMIMSRAVEQTAQNTTGKKQLAVDAFAQALKQLPTILADNAGLDSSDLVTRLRQAINKGLMSSGLDLLTPGGGIANMRELGVVESYKLKRAVVSSASEAAELLLRVDNIIRSAPRKRERV